Proteins encoded in a region of the Mycobacterium branderi genome:
- a CDS encoding cyclodehydratase yields MPVLVRPDGAVQVGWDPRRAVLVQPPRGLTAVELAALLRGMQSPLPISELHRQAGAVSAQDLDELVAQLVDAGVATRTRQLPGRSASIRVHGRGPLSDLLLGALRCSGARIKHSSQPHAAVTADLVVLSDYLVVDPRMVRELHSQRVAHLPVRVRDGTGLVGPLVIPGVTSCLGCADLHRRDRDAAWPAVAAQLRDAVGTADRATLLATAALALSQVNRVIGAVRGADADPPAALDATLEFDVHAGSIVARHWSRHPLCSC; encoded by the coding sequence ATGCCGGTGCTGGTGCGTCCCGACGGCGCCGTCCAGGTGGGTTGGGATCCGCGCCGCGCCGTCTTGGTCCAGCCGCCGCGGGGCTTGACCGCGGTCGAGCTGGCGGCGCTGCTGCGCGGCATGCAGTCGCCGCTGCCGATCAGTGAGCTGCACCGGCAGGCGGGCGCGGTTTCCGCGCAGGACCTCGACGAGCTCGTCGCGCAATTGGTCGACGCCGGCGTTGCCACCCGCACTCGCCAGCTGCCCGGCCGGTCGGCGTCGATCCGGGTGCATGGCCGCGGACCGCTGTCGGACCTGCTGCTCGGGGCGCTGCGCTGCTCGGGGGCCCGGATCAAGCACAGCAGCCAACCGCATGCCGCGGTCACCGCCGACCTGGTGGTGCTGTCGGACTACCTGGTCGTCGACCCGCGGATGGTGCGCGAACTGCACAGCCAGCGCGTCGCTCATCTCCCGGTACGCGTCCGCGACGGCACGGGCCTGGTCGGACCGCTCGTGATCCCGGGGGTGACAAGCTGCTTGGGGTGTGCCGATCTTCATCGCCGTGACCGAGATGCCGCCTGGCCGGCCGTCGCCGCCCAGCTGCGAGATGCCGTCGGCACCGCCGACCGGGCGACGCTGCTGGCGACGGCGGCGCTGGCGCTCAGCCAGGTCAACCGGGTGATCGGGGCGGTGCGGGGCGCGGATGCGGACCCGCCGGCGGCGCTGGATGCCACCCTCGAATTCGACGTCCACGCCGGCTCGATCGTGGCGCGGCACTGGTCCCGCCACCCACTGTGTTCTTGTTGA
- a CDS encoding macrolide-binding ATPase MABP-1: MDDGDVTDIKRGRASRNAKLAGLSVNIAGRTALGFGKRLTGKSRDEVNAELMEKAAHQLFTVLGELKGGAMKVGQALSVMEAAIPEEFGEPYREALTKLQKDAPPLAAHKVHRVLDAQLGTKWRQRFVEFDDTPVASASIGQVHKAVWHDGREVAVKIQYPGADEALRADLKTMQRMVGVLKQLSPGADIQGVVDELIERTEMELDYRLEADNQRAFAKAYQDHPHFVVPHVVASAPKVVIQEWIEGVPMSEIIRNGTTEQRDLMGTRLAELTFDAPRRLEMIHGDAHPGNFMLLSDGRMGVIDFGAVAPLPGGFPIELGMSIRLARDKNYDLLLPTMEKAGLIQKGQQVSVRDIDDMLRQHVEPIEVEVFHYNRKWLQRAAAHRIDRSMAQMRTVRQLDLPAKLAMPMRVLASVGAILCQLDAHVPMKALSEELIPGFAEPDTAVV, translated from the coding sequence ATGGATGATGGTGATGTGACAGACATCAAACGGGGCCGCGCGTCGCGCAATGCGAAGCTGGCCGGGCTGTCGGTGAATATCGCGGGCCGGACAGCGCTCGGATTCGGCAAGCGACTGACCGGCAAGTCGCGAGACGAAGTCAATGCCGAGCTGATGGAGAAGGCCGCCCATCAGCTGTTCACCGTTCTCGGTGAGCTCAAGGGCGGCGCGATGAAAGTCGGCCAGGCGCTGTCGGTGATGGAAGCCGCCATTCCCGAGGAGTTCGGCGAGCCGTACCGCGAAGCGCTGACCAAGCTGCAAAAGGATGCCCCGCCGCTGGCGGCGCACAAGGTGCACCGGGTGCTCGACGCGCAGCTCGGCACCAAGTGGCGCCAGCGCTTCGTCGAGTTCGACGACACGCCCGTCGCCTCGGCCAGCATCGGTCAGGTCCACAAGGCGGTGTGGCACGACGGGCGCGAGGTCGCCGTCAAGATTCAGTACCCGGGGGCCGACGAGGCCCTGCGCGCCGACCTGAAGACCATGCAGCGCATGGTCGGCGTGCTCAAGCAACTCTCGCCCGGAGCCGACATACAGGGCGTCGTCGACGAGCTGATTGAACGCACCGAGATGGAGCTCGACTACCGGCTGGAGGCCGACAACCAGCGCGCGTTCGCCAAGGCCTACCAAGACCACCCGCACTTCGTGGTGCCGCATGTCGTGGCCAGCGCGCCGAAGGTGGTCATCCAGGAATGGATCGAGGGTGTGCCGATGTCGGAGATCATCCGCAACGGCACCACCGAACAGCGTGACCTAATGGGAACTCGGCTGGCGGAGCTCACGTTTGACGCGCCGCGGCGGCTGGAGATGATCCACGGCGACGCCCACCCCGGCAATTTCATGCTGTTGTCCGACGGGCGGATGGGGGTCATCGACTTCGGCGCTGTGGCTCCGCTGCCCGGGGGCTTTCCCATCGAGCTGGGGATGTCGATTCGGCTGGCGCGGGACAAGAACTACGACCTGCTGCTGCCGACGATGGAAAAAGCCGGCCTGATCCAGAAGGGCCAGCAGGTGTCGGTCCGCGACATCGATGACATGCTGCGCCAGCACGTCGAGCCCATCGAAGTGGAAGTGTTCCACTACAACCGCAAATGGCTGCAACGGGCGGCCGCGCACCGGATCGACCGGTCGATGGCGCAGATGAGGACAGTGCGGCAGCTGGATCTGCCGGCCAAGCTGGCGATGCCGATGCGAGTGCTTGCGTCGGTGGGTGCGATTCTGTGTCAGCTCGACGCGCATGTACCGATGAAGGCGCTGTCCGAGGAGTTGATCCCCGGCTTCGCCGAACCCGATACGGCGGTCGTCTAA
- a CDS encoding WhiB family transcriptional regulator — MSTLELPCNREPDLWFADSPADLERAKALCADCPIRSQCLAAALERAEPWGVWGGEILDRGSIVSRKRPRGRPRKDGVAA, encoded by the coding sequence ATGTCGACTCTGGAGCTGCCGTGTAATCGCGAGCCCGACCTATGGTTCGCCGACAGCCCGGCCGACTTGGAGCGCGCGAAAGCACTGTGCGCCGACTGCCCAATCCGCAGCCAGTGTCTGGCCGCGGCGCTGGAACGCGCAGAGCCATGGGGAGTGTGGGGCGGTGAAATCCTCGACCGTGGCTCGATTGTGAGCCGCAAGCGGCCCCGCGGACGTCCGCGCAAGGACGGCGTCGCTGCCTAG